A window from Dehalobacter sp. DCA encodes these proteins:
- a CDS encoding 3-deoxy-7-phosphoheptulonate synthase, with protein MNMKYIKKIPTAEEIIEQIPLPEHIKKIKRDRDEQISHILENKDNRFILIIGPCSADNEDSVCEYIGKLAVMQEKVKDKILIIPRIYTNKPRTTGEGYKGMVHQPDPSKEPDLCEGIIAIRKLHIRALSEFHMPAADEMLYPENYTYLLDVLGYIAVGARSVENQQHRLTVSGVCTPVGMKNPTSGDITVMLNSIYAAQQGHHFIYNGWEIETSGNPLAHAILRGAVDSSGRNIPNYHYEDLIYAAYEYERLQLANPTIIVDTNHANSMKRFYEQPRIAREVLTSRTYDPLLNKMIKGLMIESYLVEGRQEIGTNIYGKSITDACLGWEKTEELIYKIAENV; from the coding sequence ATGAACATGAAATATATTAAAAAAATACCAACGGCCGAGGAGATTATTGAACAGATACCTTTACCTGAACATATAAAAAAAATAAAACGGGACAGGGACGAGCAGATTAGCCATATTCTAGAAAACAAAGATAACCGCTTTATTCTGATCATCGGACCCTGTTCGGCGGATAATGAGGACTCGGTATGTGAATATATTGGAAAGCTCGCTGTCATGCAGGAAAAAGTCAAGGATAAGATATTGATAATCCCGCGGATCTATACCAACAAGCCCCGTACTACGGGGGAAGGCTATAAGGGGATGGTCCATCAGCCCGACCCGAGCAAAGAACCCGATTTATGCGAGGGGATTATAGCCATCCGTAAGCTCCATATCCGAGCCCTGTCGGAATTCCATATGCCGGCAGCTGATGAAATGCTTTATCCGGAGAACTACACGTATCTTCTCGATGTGCTGGGTTACATTGCAGTTGGTGCCCGCTCTGTGGAGAATCAGCAGCACCGCTTAACCGTCAGCGGCGTATGTACACCGGTCGGCATGAAAAACCCGACGAGCGGGGACATAACGGTTATGCTGAATTCGATTTATGCCGCTCAGCAAGGGCATCATTTTATCTATAACGGCTGGGAAATAGAGACATCCGGTAATCCGCTTGCACATGCTATCCTAAGAGGGGCTGTGGATTCCTCCGGGAGAAATATCCCGAATTATCACTATGAGGATTTAATCTATGCCGCCTACGAATATGAAAGGCTCCAGCTGGCTAATCCAACAATCATTGTGGATACCAACCATGCCAATTCGATGAAACGCTTCTATGAACAGCCTCGGATCGCGCGGGAAGTTCTGACAAGCAGAACGTATGACCCGCTGTTGAATAAAATGATTAAAGGACTGATGATTGAGAGCTATCTGGTGGAAGGCAGGCAGGAGATCGGAACGAATATCTATGGAAAATCCATTACCGACGCCTGTCTGGGATGGGAGAAAACGGAAGAATTAATTTATAAAATAGCTGAAAATGTTTGA